In a genomic window of Poecilia reticulata strain Guanapo linkage group LG22, Guppy_female_1.0+MT, whole genome shotgun sequence:
- the cnih1 gene encoding protein cornichon homolog 1 isoform X1 → MAFTFAAFCYMLALLLTAALIFFAIWHIIAFDELKTDYKNPIDQCNTLNPTIEKVKKIKRVKIAIKLVLPEYLIHFFFCVMFLCAAEWLTLFLNLPLLAYHVWRYTSRPVMSCPGLYDPTTIMNADILAYCQKEGWCKLAFYLLSFFYYLYGMIYVLVSS, encoded by the exons ATGGCGTTCACATTCGCGGCCTTTTGTTACATGCTCGCTCTACTGCTCACGGCGGCGCTTATCTTTTTTGCTATCTGGCAT ATAATTGCATTTGATGAACTGAAGACTGACTACAAGAATCCTATAGATCAATGTAACACTTTAAATCCG ACAATTGAAAAGGTCAAAAAGATTAAGAGAGTCAAAATTGCAATAAAG CTGGTGCTGCCAGAGTATCTCatccatttcttcttctgcgTGATGTTTCTGTGCGCGGCCGAGTGGCTCACCCTCTTCCTCAACTTGCCGCTGCTGGCTTATCACGTCTGGCG ATATACGAGCAGACCSGTGATGAGCTGTCCAGGACTCTATGACCCGACTACCATCATGAATGCCGACATCCTGGCCTATTGTCAAAAAGAAGGCTGGTGCAAACTGGCTTTCTACCTCCTCTCATTCTTCTACTATCTCTACGG
- the cnih1 gene encoding protein cornichon homolog 1 isoform X2 — MAFTFAAFCYMLALLLTAALIFFAIWHIIAFDELKTDYKNPIDQCNTLNPLVLPEYLIHFFFCVMFLCAAEWLTLFLNLPLLAYHVWRYTSRPVMSCPGLYDPTTIMNADILAYCQKEGWCKLAFYLLSFFYYLYGMIYVLVSS; from the exons ATGGCGTTCACATTCGCGGCCTTTTGTTACATGCTCGCTCTACTGCTCACGGCGGCGCTTATCTTTTTTGCTATCTGGCAT ATAATTGCATTTGATGAACTGAAGACTGACTACAAGAATCCTATAGATCAATGTAACACTTTAAATCCG CTGGTGCTGCCAGAGTATCTCatccatttcttcttctgcgTGATGTTTCTGTGCGCGGCCGAGTGGCTCACCCTCTTCCTCAACTTGCCGCTGCTGGCTTATCACGTCTGGCG ATATACGAGCAGACCSGTGATGAGCTGTCCAGGACTCTATGACCCGACTACCATCATGAATGCCGACATCCTGGCCTATTGTCAAAAAGAAGGCTGGTGCAAACTGGCTTTCTACCTCCTCTCATTCTTCTACTATCTCTACGG